One Drosophila subobscura isolate 14011-0131.10 chromosome U, UCBerk_Dsub_1.0, whole genome shotgun sequence DNA window includes the following coding sequences:
- the LOC117900442 gene encoding aminomethyltransferase, mitochondrial, which produces MLKLSNRLKLTRVRALPGAPRHASSAHSSEGERTALYDFHVQKGGKIVNFGGYALPVQYSDQSIIASHLHTRSVGSIFDVSHMLQTYVRGKDAAACLESVCTADITGTPAGSGTLTVFTNDQGGILDDLIVNKVSEKELYVVSNAAMKQQDQEIISAAVSSFKSQGKDVAVEFLAPSDQSLIAVQGPRVAAELAELLAPATALDQLYFMGSMVGTVAGVPSVRITRCGYTGEDGVEMSVDSSHVRTLTEALLANGTLKLAGLGARDSLRLEAGLCLYGSDIDAQTTPVEAALAWLVAKRRRTTRDFPGAEVVLGQLKGGVQRRRVGLQMLGAKPPPARSGVTIFSGGQQVGQVTSGCPSPSTGRNIAMGYVQDALKAPGTKVELKVRDKFYEAEITKTPFVKANYFNKPKI; this is translated from the exons ATGTTGAAGCTAAGCAATCGACTGAAACTGACCAGGGTTCGGGCTCTGCCCGGCGCACCACGCCACGCCTCTTCAGCGCACAGCAGCGAGGGCGAGCGCACGGCTCTCTACGACTTTCATGTGCAAAAGGGTGGAAAAATCGTCAACTTCGGTGGCTATGCACTGCCCGTGCAATACTCCGATCAGAGCATCATCGCCTCGCATCTGCACACGCGGAGTGTGGGCTCCATTTTCGATGTCTCGCACATGCTGCAGACCTACGTGCGGGGCAAAGatgcggctgcctgcctggagTCTGTGTGCACGGCGGACATCACAGGTACTCCCGCGGGTAGTGGAACCCTCACGGTGTTCACCAATGACCAAGGCGGCATTCTGGACGATCTCATTGTGAACAAGGTCAGCGAGAAGGAGCTGTATGTTGTGTCCAATGCGGCCATGAAGCAGCAGGATCAGGAAATAATCAGTGCAGCTGTG TCTTCCTTCAAGTCGCAGGGCAAAGACGTTGCCGTGGAGTTCCTTGCACCCTCCGATCAGTCTCTGATTGCCGTGCAAGGGCCCCGAGTGGCGGCGGAACTAGCCGAGCTGCTGGCTCCAGCCACTGCCTTGGACCAACTCTACTTTATGGGTTCCATGGTCGGAACTGTGGCAGGTGTACCCAGTGTGAGGATTACGAGATGCGGCTACACGGGGGAGGATGGAGTGGAGATGTCGGTGGACTCTTCCCACGTGCGGACCCTCACCGAAGCTCTCTTGGCGAATGGAACCCTGAAGCTGGCTGGCCTGGGAGCCAGAGACTCGTTACGCCTGGAGGCGGGACTTTGTCTCTACGGCAGCGACATCGATGCCCAGACCACACCTGTGGAGGCAGCTCTGGCCTGGCTGGTGGCCAAAAGGCGGCGAACGACACGCGACTTTCCCGGAGCTGAGGTGGTGCTCGGCCAGCTCAAAGGAGGCGTGCAGCGACGCCGCGTGGGTCTACAAATGTTGGGCGCAAAGCCACCGCCCGCACGCTCCGGAGTGACAATCTTCAGTGGGGGTCAGCAGGTGGGCCAGGTGACAAGTGGCTGCCCAAGTCCCAGCACGGGTCGCAACATAGCCATGGGCTATGTGCAGGATGCCCTGAAGGCGCCAGGCACCAAAGTGGAGCTCAAAGTGCGCGACAAGTTCTACGAGGCAGAGATTACAAAAACTCCGTTTGTCAAAGCTAATTACTTCAATAAACCAAAGATATAA